From Salinibacterium sp. ZJ450, one genomic window encodes:
- a CDS encoding SulP family inorganic anion transporter, translating to MTAAVRTLRRWIPGLDVALGYKRAWLWPDIRSGLVLTALLVPAGMGYAEAAGLPAYTGLYATIIPLLAYAVFGPSRILVIGPDSSLAPIIAAAILPLALGSEERSVALAGLLAIMVGTILVLAGGLRLGFVTDLLSKPIRIGYLNGIALVVIISQLPKLLGFSIDSLGPVRDVASIAEGITGGEIDVPAALLGVGSIAVILVFRYVWGGRIPGVFVAVAGAMMVTAVFGLDRIVPVVGAMPQGLPTPALGEIKWADVAALAAPAVGVALIAFADTGVLSRTLAARRGEKVSGSREMAGLGIANIAGGLFGGFPISASTSRTPVAEAAGARSQLAGVVGALLVLAFMVLIPGVTRFLPESVLAAVVIMAVIGLIDFSGLIRLWKVDRWDAVLSLASSLGVLLVGVLAGILVSIGLSFIAFVVDSWRPYRTELGRIAEVRGYHDRVRNPEAERIPGVLILRWDARLFFANGGIFDDWVRSMVEKAAKDAEPGAPAIHTVILAAEPITDIDTTAMDELVELDEYLTQRGIRLVLAEVKGPVRDIMRKHGLGTRFPPDRFPPTVGAAVDAETGSLRSDIGDVGEPADDENAEGPRDPQPPAGS from the coding sequence GTGACCGCTGCCGTGAGGACTTTGCGCCGCTGGATCCCAGGGCTCGACGTCGCCCTCGGCTACAAGCGCGCCTGGCTCTGGCCCGACATCCGCTCGGGGCTCGTACTCACGGCACTGCTTGTTCCGGCTGGCATGGGCTATGCCGAGGCCGCCGGGCTGCCCGCCTACACCGGCCTTTACGCGACGATCATCCCCCTTCTCGCCTACGCCGTGTTCGGGCCGTCGAGGATCCTCGTGATCGGGCCCGACTCCTCGCTCGCGCCGATCATTGCGGCCGCGATCCTCCCGCTCGCACTCGGCAGCGAGGAGCGTAGCGTCGCGCTGGCGGGCCTCCTCGCGATCATGGTGGGCACCATCCTTGTGCTCGCGGGCGGTCTCCGTCTCGGGTTCGTGACTGATCTGCTGTCGAAGCCCATCCGCATCGGCTACCTGAACGGCATCGCCCTCGTCGTCATCATCTCCCAGTTGCCGAAGCTCCTCGGTTTCTCGATCGACTCGCTCGGCCCGGTACGCGACGTTGCCAGCATCGCGGAGGGCATCACGGGCGGAGAGATCGACGTCCCCGCGGCGCTCCTCGGTGTGGGGTCGATCGCCGTCATCCTCGTGTTCCGCTATGTATGGGGCGGGCGCATACCCGGCGTGTTCGTCGCCGTCGCCGGCGCGATGATGGTGACCGCGGTGTTCGGCCTCGACCGCATCGTTCCGGTCGTCGGCGCGATGCCTCAGGGGCTGCCGACGCCGGCGCTGGGTGAGATCAAATGGGCGGATGTCGCGGCCCTCGCGGCGCCCGCCGTCGGGGTTGCCCTCATCGCGTTCGCCGACACGGGTGTGCTGTCGCGCACTCTCGCCGCGCGACGGGGCGAGAAGGTGAGCGGTAGCCGGGAGATGGCGGGACTCGGCATCGCCAACATCGCAGGTGGCCTGTTCGGCGGGTTCCCCATCTCCGCCTCGACCTCGCGCACGCCCGTCGCCGAGGCCGCGGGGGCTCGCTCCCAGCTCGCGGGGGTCGTCGGTGCCCTCCTTGTTCTCGCCTTCATGGTCCTGATCCCCGGTGTCACCCGGTTTCTTCCGGAGTCAGTGCTCGCAGCGGTCGTGATCATGGCCGTCATCGGCCTCATCGACTTCTCCGGCCTGATCAGGCTGTGGAAGGTCGATCGCTGGGACGCCGTACTCTCGCTCGCGTCCTCCCTCGGCGTGCTCCTCGTGGGCGTGCTCGCGGGCATCCTGGTCTCGATCGGCCTCTCGTTCATCGCCTTTGTCGTCGATTCATGGCGGCCCTACCGAACCGAACTCGGGCGCATCGCCGAGGTGCGCGGCTATCACGACCGCGTGCGCAACCCGGAGGCGGAGCGCATCCCGGGCGTCCTGATCCTGCGCTGGGACGCTCGCCTCTTCTTCGCCAACGGCGGCATCTTCGACGACTGGGTGCGTTCCATGGTCGAGAAGGCTGCGAAGGATGCCGAACCCGGGGCACCCGCGATCCACACCGTCATCCTCGCGGCCGAGCCGATCACCGACATCGATACGACTGCCATGGACGAGCTCGTCGAGCTCGACGAGTACCTCACCCAGCGCGGCATCCGCCTCGTGCTCGCCGAAGTGAAAGGGCCGGTACGCGACATCATGCGCAAGCACGGACTGGGCACGCGATTCCCGCCCGATCGCTTCCCGCCCACCGTGGGCGCCGCGGTCGACGCCGAGACCGGCAGCCTGCGCAGCGATATCGGCGACGTCGGTGAGCCCGCCGACGACGAGAACGCGGAGGGTCCCCGCGACCCTCAGCCGCCAGCCGGCAGCTGA
- a CDS encoding integrase, whose translation MHAPTLLRLLQHVRNRQNAKVDLSATKREDLVDYKDIRRPRLAAGSWNNELAILSSFFDYALKAGWVDQNPVPRWGSRQRSTLADRTSTHRRERHLTEQQLRFFLEVGLRGDLPSDRDTRPPYPERDYILGLLLATTGLRRQEAVLVLDCEIPTPTTMPASGVHTFTRYGKGSRPRDIWITDTFVDKAQLYRSSNREKIIARAQSSLRKRVREHRALMTVVEQDNREPPKLIIDGHRVKPELLSNADRARAVTRRADGTIEPLAFIVAEGGKPPALRTVNQWFNDAVNRVSPLDHPAQPPSHIHVTPHVMRHTFAVRMLAALIRLGRETKSNPYHFLASPEFVVQQLLGHADIETTAIYLRAALRYSDELPDALRMLVAESIGSPGGSAFAESDTYS comes from the coding sequence GTGCATGCACCGACCCTGCTCCGGCTTCTTCAGCACGTCCGGAATCGACAAAACGCCAAGGTTGACCTGAGCGCGACCAAACGGGAAGACCTAGTCGACTACAAGGATATTCGTCGACCTCGACTCGCAGCCGGAAGCTGGAACAATGAGCTCGCCATCCTGAGCAGCTTCTTCGACTATGCGCTGAAAGCCGGCTGGGTCGACCAGAACCCGGTGCCGCGGTGGGGGAGTCGACAACGCAGCACGCTGGCCGACCGAACAAGTACCCACCGCCGAGAACGCCACCTAACCGAACAACAGCTCCGCTTCTTCCTCGAAGTCGGTCTCCGCGGAGACCTACCCTCCGACCGTGACACGCGGCCGCCCTACCCGGAACGGGACTACATCCTAGGGCTCCTCCTGGCGACAACCGGGCTCCGTCGGCAAGAGGCAGTGCTCGTCCTCGACTGCGAGATCCCGACCCCGACGACTATGCCGGCCAGCGGAGTGCACACGTTCACCCGATACGGCAAGGGCTCCCGCCCTCGCGACATCTGGATCACCGACACCTTCGTCGACAAGGCTCAGCTCTATCGCAGCTCCAACAGGGAGAAAATCATCGCTCGTGCGCAATCCTCTCTCCGCAAGCGTGTTCGCGAGCATAGAGCCCTGATGACCGTTGTTGAACAAGACAACCGCGAACCGCCCAAGCTCATCATCGACGGCCACCGGGTGAAGCCCGAACTGCTCAGCAACGCCGACCGCGCACGCGCGGTCACCCGCCGGGCCGATGGCACGATCGAACCGCTCGCGTTCATTGTCGCGGAAGGCGGCAAGCCCCCCGCCCTCCGCACGGTAAACCAATGGTTCAACGATGCGGTCAACAGAGTCTCTCCGCTCGACCACCCCGCCCAGCCGCCCAGCCACATCCACGTCACCCCGCATGTCATGCGCCACACCTTCGCGGTCCGCATGCTCGCCGCACTCATCCGGTTAGGGCGTGAAACAAAGAGCAACCCCTACCACTTCCTCGCGTCACCCGAGTTCGTCGTTCAACAACTCCTCGGCCACGCGGACATTGAAACCACGGCGATATACCTACGCGCCGCCCTGCGCTACAGCGACGAGCTTCCCGACGCACTTCGGATGCTTGTCGCTGAATCAATCGGCAGTCCCGGGGGTTCCGCTTTTGCAGAAAGTGATACCTACTCATGA
- a CDS encoding DUF222 domain-containing protein — METLVDQFDQLGAELSALLGPVGVRTLTDEELLILTGAVERLGRTVDGARVLAAGEIGDRSRRELGPDGLAYQKGCRNAIELLERVTLIGGLTANQRLKLGRQLHPDTTLSGEALPGRFPQVAEALTAGRIGIDAAAAIVKGLQPANAHPDELAAAEAELVAAATGTHPTSTDPDPAGDPDTDPDAAPVAPLPCAADEIAIQASVWRAVIDPDGLQPSEERAMRSRMFGKGHLRDGLVRGQYALLPEIAAKLDRLFDAYLSPNTTGVFLTDAERATAEALGDDRTPDQQRHDVLAALVDGHARSGKAPSIGGASPTVLVSVKAEDLNSGRGPGWIDGLTTPISMAAVNQMTCTGGIQPVRFDSFGRIIELGTKQRVFTPAQRRAINLRDGSCICCNIPAGWTEIHHVLDWAKDGLTHTDNGVSLCWFHHRTIETSGWDIRMIRGVPHLKAPPWIDPTGTWRPASKARTDKGN; from the coding sequence ATGGAAACCCTCGTAGACCAGTTCGACCAGCTCGGCGCGGAACTCTCTGCCCTGCTCGGACCGGTCGGCGTCCGGACGCTGACCGATGAGGAGCTGCTGATCCTGACCGGCGCGGTGGAGCGGCTCGGCCGGACCGTGGACGGGGCCCGGGTGCTGGCCGCCGGCGAGATCGGCGACCGCTCCCGCCGCGAGCTCGGCCCGGACGGGCTGGCCTACCAGAAGGGCTGCCGGAACGCGATCGAGCTGCTGGAACGGGTCACCCTGATCGGCGGCCTGACCGCGAACCAACGGCTGAAACTCGGCCGGCAGCTGCACCCGGACACCACCCTCAGCGGCGAAGCACTGCCGGGCCGGTTCCCGCAGGTCGCCGAGGCCCTCACCGCCGGCCGGATCGGTATCGATGCCGCCGCGGCGATCGTCAAGGGCCTGCAACCGGCGAACGCCCACCCGGACGAGCTGGCCGCCGCCGAGGCCGAACTGGTCGCCGCCGCCACCGGAACCCACCCCACCAGCACCGACCCGGACCCTGCTGGCGACCCGGACACTGACCCGGATGCCGCCCCGGTGGCGCCGTTGCCCTGCGCGGCCGATGAGATCGCCATCCAGGCCTCCGTCTGGCGGGCCGTGATCGATCCCGACGGGCTGCAACCCTCCGAGGAACGCGCCATGCGCAGCCGCATGTTCGGCAAGGGACACCTGCGCGACGGACTGGTCCGCGGCCAATACGCCCTACTGCCCGAGATCGCCGCGAAACTGGACCGGCTCTTCGACGCCTACCTCTCCCCCAACACCACCGGGGTGTTCCTCACCGACGCCGAACGCGCCACCGCCGAGGCCCTCGGCGATGACCGCACCCCCGACCAGCAACGCCACGACGTGCTCGCCGCCCTGGTCGACGGCCACGCCCGCTCCGGCAAGGCCCCCAGCATCGGCGGCGCCTCCCCCACCGTGCTGGTCAGCGTCAAAGCCGAAGACCTGAACAGCGGCCGCGGACCCGGCTGGATCGACGGGCTCACCACCCCGATCTCGATGGCCGCGGTCAACCAGATGACCTGCACCGGCGGCATCCAACCGGTCAGATTCGACTCCTTCGGCCGGATCATCGAACTCGGCACCAAACAACGCGTGTTCACCCCCGCCCAACGCCGCGCCATCAACCTCCGCGACGGCAGCTGCATCTGCTGCAACATCCCCGCCGGCTGGACCGAGATCCACCACGTCCTGGACTGGGCCAAAGACGGGCTCACCCACACCGACAACGGGGTCAGTCTGTGTTGGTTCCACCACCGAACCATCGAAACCTCCGGCTGGGACATCCGCATGATCCGCGGCGTCCCCCACCTCAAGGCACCACCCTGGATCGACCCCACCGGCACCTGGCGACCCGCCAGCAAAGCCCGCACCGACAAGGGAAACTGA
- a CDS encoding SIMPL domain-containing protein, translating into MTETIITVKGRFSAYFPAERAKLTVTVSFEGGDRDSVFEGTTVAADRVRDDITQLHQSPDGPITWWSSDSVRVWSERPWHSEGRRLAPVFHAAVSFTVKFSDFEALARFIERVVAIDGVTLGEIEWTLTDAKITTVTAEVRSRAVKDAVAKASVFAQSIGLGTVRAIALADPGMLGDQGSPAARVFEADMVRMASASSGDLQFKPEEIEVRAEVDARFIAS; encoded by the coding sequence GTGACCGAAACGATCATCACCGTGAAGGGCAGGTTCTCGGCCTACTTCCCGGCGGAGCGCGCCAAGTTGACGGTGACCGTGAGCTTCGAGGGCGGCGACCGGGACTCGGTGTTCGAAGGCACCACTGTCGCGGCAGACCGGGTGCGCGACGACATCACCCAACTGCATCAGTCTCCAGACGGGCCGATTACCTGGTGGTCGAGCGACTCGGTGCGCGTCTGGAGCGAACGCCCGTGGCACAGTGAGGGCCGGCGCCTGGCACCGGTGTTCCATGCCGCGGTCTCGTTCACCGTCAAGTTCAGCGACTTCGAGGCGCTCGCCCGGTTCATCGAACGCGTTGTCGCGATCGATGGGGTAACCCTGGGCGAGATCGAGTGGACGCTCACCGACGCCAAGATCACCACCGTCACCGCCGAGGTGCGCTCGCGCGCGGTGAAGGATGCCGTGGCCAAGGCGAGCGTATTCGCTCAGAGCATCGGGCTCGGCACGGTGCGGGCCATCGCCCTCGCCGACCCAGGGATGTTGGGCGATCAGGGTTCGCCAGCGGCGCGCGTCTTCGAGGCGGACATGGTTCGGATGGCTAGCGCCAGCAGCGGCGATCTGCAGTTCAAGCCGGAAGAGATCGAGGTGCGTGCGGAGGTGGATGCGCGGTTCATTGCGAGCTGA
- the smpB gene encoding SsrA-binding protein SmpB, whose protein sequence is MAKERGEKVVATNRKARHDYLIEDTYEAGLVLSGTEVKSLRQGRASLVDGYAFIERGEAWLDAVHIPEYTQGTWNNHAPRRKRKLLLHKAQILKIHNKIKEGGYTLVPLKLYFSDGRAKVELAVAKGKKEYDKRQALRERQDNREADRAISSRRHLGE, encoded by the coding sequence GTGGCCAAGGAACGTGGAGAGAAGGTCGTTGCGACCAACCGCAAGGCTCGCCACGACTACCTCATTGAAGACACCTATGAGGCGGGCCTCGTGCTGTCCGGCACCGAGGTGAAGTCGCTGCGCCAGGGTCGCGCATCTTTGGTTGACGGCTACGCCTTTATCGAGCGCGGGGAGGCGTGGCTGGATGCCGTGCACATCCCCGAGTACACCCAGGGCACCTGGAACAACCACGCACCGAGGCGCAAGCGCAAGCTGCTGCTGCACAAGGCGCAGATCCTCAAGATTCATAACAAGATCAAAGAGGGCGGCTACACGCTGGTGCCGCTGAAGCTGTACTTCAGCGATGGTCGCGCCAAGGTGGAGCTTGCGGTGGCCAAGGGCAAGAAGGAATACGACAAGCGTCAGGCGCTGCGCGAGCGGCAGGACAACCGCGAGGCTGACCGGGCCATCTCGTCGAGGCGCCACCTGGGCGAATAG